The Strigops habroptila isolate Jane chromosome 13, bStrHab1.2.pri, whole genome shotgun sequence genome contains a region encoding:
- the RPN2 gene encoding dolichyl-diphosphooligosaccharide--protein glycosyltransferase subunit 2 isoform X2, whose translation MVRASPGRGGGRKRCRGPGGIMAAPGPRLRLAAALGFLLLAGAQALSPSHLLTARDLARLRAALERPFADVQAAFYSIVGLASLGVRVADEKAACNFIKSHVDSSSVDSLFYAAQSIRVLAGCEVTISNETRELLLAAVSEDSSITQIFHAVGALSGFGLPLASQEALSALTARLSKEENVLATIQALETASYLSQQADLSGIVEEIEDLVARLDDLGGVYLQFEEGIETTALFVAAAYKLSDHVGTEPAMKEDQIIQLMNAIFSKKNFETLSEAFSVACAAGSLSRNRYHLPVIVIPDGPAAVSHHQPVLRLQVTDVMSQPLTQASVKLDYAKSASSKATVLQQTAFTLSGDVFELNFMSVKPASGYYDFSISVDGDKRFIANKVELKVKVSTEVGITNVDLSTVDKDQSIAPKTTRVAYPAKAKGSFTADSHQNFALSFQLIDVNSGAELIPHQTFVRLHNQKTGQEVVFVAEPDSKNVYKFELDTSERKTEFDSASGTYTLYLIIGDATLENPILWNVADVVITFPEEDAPSTVQSKNLFVPKPEIQHLFREPEKRPPTVVSNTFTALILSPLLLLLILWIKIGANISNFSFAPSTIVFHMGHAAMLGLMYVYWTQLNMFQTLKYLAILGGVTFLAGNRMLAQKAVKRTH comes from the exons ATGGTGCGGGCCagcccggggcggggcggggggcggaAGCGGTGCCGTGGCCCAGGCGGCATCATGGCGGCGCCGG GCCCGCGGCTGCGTCTGGCGGCGGCCCTCGGCTTCCTGCTCCTCGCCGGTGCCCAGGCTCTGTcccccagccacctcctcaccGCCCGCGACCTGGCCCGGCTGCGGGCGGCGCTGGAGCGGCCCTTCGCCGACGTGCAGGCCGCCTTCTACTCCATCGTGGGCCTCGCCAGCCTGGGGGTGCGGGTGGCAGACGAGAAG GCTGCATGCAATTTCATCAAGTCTCATGTGGACTCCAGCAGCGTCGATTCCCTCTTCTATGCTGCACAATCCATCCGGGTCCTGGCTGGCTGTGAG GTTACCATTTCAAATGAgaccagggagctgctgcttgcagctgTCAGTGAGGATTCCTCAATCACCCAGATCTTCCACGCCGTTGGGGCCCTGAGTGGCTTTGGCCTTCCTTTGGCATCTCAGGAAGCACTTAGTGCTCTTACTGCTCGTCttagcaaagaggaaaatgtgctGGC AACCATCCAGGCTTTGGAGACGGCATCTTACTTGTCCCAACAGGCAGATCTAAGTGGCATTGTTGAGGAGATAGAG GATCTTGTTGCTCGCCTGGATGACTTGGGTGGAGTTTATCTGCAGTTTGAAGAAGGAATTGAGACTACTGCACTGTTTGTGGCTGCTGCCTATAAACTGTCAGACCATGTGGGTACAGAGCCAGCAATGAAGGAG gatCAAATCATCCAGTTGATGAATGCAATTTTTAGCAAGAAGAACTTTGAGACCCTCTCGGAGGCTTTCAGCGTTGCTTGTGCTGCAGGTTCCTTATCCCGGAACCGCTACCACTTGCCTGTCATTGTCATCCCTGATGGGCCTGCAGCTGTGTCTCACCATCAGCCTGTACTCAGG CTACAAGTGACTGATGTTATGTCCCAGCCACTGACTCAGGCTTCTGTAAAACTCGACTACGCCAAGTCTGCATCTAGCAAAGCCACTGTCCTTCAACAGACAGCATTTACTCTGTCAGG AGACGTCTTTGAGCTGAACTTCATGAGTGTGAAACCTGCAAGTGGGTATTATGATTTCTCCATCAGTGTTGATGGAGATAAGCGATTTATTGCTAACAAGGTTGAG CTGAAAGTAAAAGTTTCCACCGAAGTTGGGATTACTAATGTGGATCTTTCTACCGTGGATAAAGATCAGAGCATTGCACCAAAAACAACCAG GGTAGCTTACCCAGCCAAAGCCAAGGGCTCATTCACTGCTGACAGCCACCAGAATTTTGCTTTATCCTTCCAGCTGATAGACGTGAACAGCGGAGCTGAACTCATCCCTCACCAG ACTTTTGTCCGACTTCACAACCAAAAGACTGGCCAGGAGGTGGTGTTTGTGGCAGAACCAGATAGCAAGAACGTTTACAAGTTTGAACTGGATACCTCTGAAAGAAAGACTGAATTTGACTCTGCCTCTGGTACCTACACTCTTTACTTGATTATTGGAGATGCCACCCTGGAAAATCCAATCCTGTGGAATGTG GCTGATGTTGTGATCACGTTCCCAGAAGAGGATGCACCATCCACAGTCCAGTCTAAGAACCTCTTTGTTCCCAAACCTGAAATCCAG caCCTCTTCAGGGAACCTGAGAAGAGGCCTCCCACCGTGGTATCGAACACTTTCACAGCACTGATTCTCTCCCCACTGCTTTTGCTGCTCATTCTG tgGATAAAGATAGGTGCCAACATCTCCAACTTCAGCTTTGCTCCCAGCACCATTGTTTTTCACATGGGACATGCTG CAATGTTGGGACTCATGTATGTCTACTGGACTCAGCTCAACATGTTCCAGACTCTGAAGTACTTGGCCATTTTGGGTGGTGTCACATTCCTGGCAGGCAACAGGATGCTGGCTCAGAAAGCAGTAAAACG
- the RPN2 gene encoding dolichyl-diphosphooligosaccharide--protein glycosyltransferase subunit 2 isoform X1: MVRASPGRGGGRKRCRGPGGIMAAPGPRLRLAAALGFLLLAGAQALSPSHLLTARDLARLRAALERPFADVQAAFYSIVGLASLGVRVADEKAACNFIKSHVDSSSVDSLFYAAQSIRVLAGCEVTISNETRELLLAAVSEDSSITQIFHAVGALSGFGLPLASQEALSALTARLSKEENVLATIQALETASYLSQQADLSGIVEEIEDLVARLDDLGGVYLQFEEGIETTALFVAAAYKLSDHVGTEPAMKEDQIIQLMNAIFSKKNFETLSEAFSVACAAGSLSRNRYHLPVIVIPDGPAAVSHHQPVLRLQVTDVMSQPLTQASVKLDYAKSASSKATVLQQTAFTLSGDVFELNFMSVKPASGYYDFSISVDGDKRFIANKVELKVKVSTEVGITNVDLSTVDKDQSIAPKTTRVAYPAKAKGSFTADSHQNFALSFQLIDVNSGAELIPHQTFVRLHNQKTGQEVVFVAEPDSKNVYKFELDTSERKTEFDSASGTYTLYLIIGDATLENPILWNVADVVITFPEEDAPSTVQSKNLFVPKPEIQHLFREPEKRPPTVVSNTFTALILSPLLLLLILWIKIGANISNFSFAPSTIVFHMGHAAMLGLMYVYWTQLNMFQTLKYLAILGGVTFLAGNRMLAQKAVKRIAAEQSSRLAKYRTLR; the protein is encoded by the exons ATGGTGCGGGCCagcccggggcggggcggggggcggaAGCGGTGCCGTGGCCCAGGCGGCATCATGGCGGCGCCGG GCCCGCGGCTGCGTCTGGCGGCGGCCCTCGGCTTCCTGCTCCTCGCCGGTGCCCAGGCTCTGTcccccagccacctcctcaccGCCCGCGACCTGGCCCGGCTGCGGGCGGCGCTGGAGCGGCCCTTCGCCGACGTGCAGGCCGCCTTCTACTCCATCGTGGGCCTCGCCAGCCTGGGGGTGCGGGTGGCAGACGAGAAG GCTGCATGCAATTTCATCAAGTCTCATGTGGACTCCAGCAGCGTCGATTCCCTCTTCTATGCTGCACAATCCATCCGGGTCCTGGCTGGCTGTGAG GTTACCATTTCAAATGAgaccagggagctgctgcttgcagctgTCAGTGAGGATTCCTCAATCACCCAGATCTTCCACGCCGTTGGGGCCCTGAGTGGCTTTGGCCTTCCTTTGGCATCTCAGGAAGCACTTAGTGCTCTTACTGCTCGTCttagcaaagaggaaaatgtgctGGC AACCATCCAGGCTTTGGAGACGGCATCTTACTTGTCCCAACAGGCAGATCTAAGTGGCATTGTTGAGGAGATAGAG GATCTTGTTGCTCGCCTGGATGACTTGGGTGGAGTTTATCTGCAGTTTGAAGAAGGAATTGAGACTACTGCACTGTTTGTGGCTGCTGCCTATAAACTGTCAGACCATGTGGGTACAGAGCCAGCAATGAAGGAG gatCAAATCATCCAGTTGATGAATGCAATTTTTAGCAAGAAGAACTTTGAGACCCTCTCGGAGGCTTTCAGCGTTGCTTGTGCTGCAGGTTCCTTATCCCGGAACCGCTACCACTTGCCTGTCATTGTCATCCCTGATGGGCCTGCAGCTGTGTCTCACCATCAGCCTGTACTCAGG CTACAAGTGACTGATGTTATGTCCCAGCCACTGACTCAGGCTTCTGTAAAACTCGACTACGCCAAGTCTGCATCTAGCAAAGCCACTGTCCTTCAACAGACAGCATTTACTCTGTCAGG AGACGTCTTTGAGCTGAACTTCATGAGTGTGAAACCTGCAAGTGGGTATTATGATTTCTCCATCAGTGTTGATGGAGATAAGCGATTTATTGCTAACAAGGTTGAG CTGAAAGTAAAAGTTTCCACCGAAGTTGGGATTACTAATGTGGATCTTTCTACCGTGGATAAAGATCAGAGCATTGCACCAAAAACAACCAG GGTAGCTTACCCAGCCAAAGCCAAGGGCTCATTCACTGCTGACAGCCACCAGAATTTTGCTTTATCCTTCCAGCTGATAGACGTGAACAGCGGAGCTGAACTCATCCCTCACCAG ACTTTTGTCCGACTTCACAACCAAAAGACTGGCCAGGAGGTGGTGTTTGTGGCAGAACCAGATAGCAAGAACGTTTACAAGTTTGAACTGGATACCTCTGAAAGAAAGACTGAATTTGACTCTGCCTCTGGTACCTACACTCTTTACTTGATTATTGGAGATGCCACCCTGGAAAATCCAATCCTGTGGAATGTG GCTGATGTTGTGATCACGTTCCCAGAAGAGGATGCACCATCCACAGTCCAGTCTAAGAACCTCTTTGTTCCCAAACCTGAAATCCAG caCCTCTTCAGGGAACCTGAGAAGAGGCCTCCCACCGTGGTATCGAACACTTTCACAGCACTGATTCTCTCCCCACTGCTTTTGCTGCTCATTCTG tgGATAAAGATAGGTGCCAACATCTCCAACTTCAGCTTTGCTCCCAGCACCATTGTTTTTCACATGGGACATGCTG CAATGTTGGGACTCATGTATGTCTACTGGACTCAGCTCAACATGTTCCAGACTCTGAAGTACTTGGCCATTTTGGGTGGTGTCACATTCCTGGCAGGCAACAGGATGCTGGCTCAGAAAGCAGTAAAACG
- the FSIP2 gene encoding fibrous sheath-interacting protein 2 isoform X1, with amino-acid sequence MEHPLAAGHGDTDMQPSTEGKRRDMSRRLTVRTWPSSPGHLGNRRLLLAEGHTQLLDLPLGVKIPVYPGTKPIFCRTILGRKLFQSPGFFNLKDPCCRLLSMEYNSLHDPHLQAYHRRKDHLQMLKREGYITYDGKVICSLKQFNEYRHYLTQLKVDAENTFRREEHKLWQELDKLEDASELPDELHVSQLREWLVHKQRKRLPSGERKRRERILAVIEKQIGRLEALEKEQRFLQWVGCKEHLGKRRDTVSTLQCLPSECAREEAPENISQLQLILTEEEEELQELAEAKVQIMTAQDKSDHALGKASHGVKGRLFARTSEAEFLQIYVNVEDKTRLVAQEIVTTVLEILLEHLASSGPGLAARRASTAGKSGEEPAASSRVSLQTCIDKTTVEAVESVSSILSSFVGCCPFSKFLNRQDVTRPGSHRPPEQQIPGASEATSMQSPATVSRAEQQDAEIEYVRAVVLEVLETVKKKLEEKSKHMPKPPMQAGAPHRL; translated from the exons ATGGAGCACCCTCTTGCTGCTGGCCATGGAGACACAGACATGCAGCCGAGCACAGAGGGGAAGCGGAGAGACATGAGCAGGAGGCTGACGGTGAGGACTTGGCCCAGCAGCCCGGGACAT CTCGGGAACAGGAGACTCTTACTGGCAGAAGGACATACTCAGCTGCTGGATCTCCCGCTTGGGGTCAAGATCCCTGTGTACCCTGGCACCAAGCCCATCTTCTGCAGGACAATACTAGGGAGAAAG CTTTTCCAGTCCCCTGGTTTTTTCAACCTGAAAGATCCCTGCTGCCGCCTGCTAAGCATGGAATACAACAGCCTGCATGACCCACATCTGCAGGCCTACCACCGTCGCAAGGACCACCTGCAGATGCTAAAGAGAGAGGGTTACATCACCTATGATGGCAAA GTGATTTGCAGTTTGAAGCAGTTCAATGAGTACAGGCACTATCTGACCCAGCTCAAGGTGGACGCAGAGAACACGTTCAGGCGAGAGGAG CACAAGCTTTGGCAAGAACTGGACAAATTAGAGGATGCCTCCGAACTGCCAGATGAGCTGCATGTTTCTCAGCTGCGAGAGTGGCTGGTGCACAAGCAAAGAAAGAGGTTGCCAagtggagagaggaagagaagagagag GATTCTTGCTGTCATCGAGAAACAGATTGGTAGACTAGAGGCACTGGAAAAAGAGCAACGCTTCCTCCAGTGGGTCGGCTGCAAAGAGCATctgggaaagaggagagacACAGTCAGCACGCTACAGTGCCTG CCTTCCGAGTGTGCCAGAGAAGAAGCGCCTGAGAACATATCCCAGCTGCAGCTTATACTgacagaagaagaggaggagctTCAAGAGTTGGCTGAGGCCAAGGTCCAGATAATGACAGCACAGGATAAGTCTGACCATGCCTTGGGAAAGGCTTCCCATGGGGTGAAAGGAAGGTTGTTTGCCAGAACCAGTGAAGCAGAGTTTTTGCAGATTTATGTGAATGTTGAGGACAAAACTAGACTGGTGGCTCAGGAGATTGTGACAACAGTGTTGGAGATCTTGTTGGAGCACTTGGCATCCAGCGGGCCAGGGCTTGCTGCCAGAAGAGCCTCCACAGCGGGCAAATCTGGAGAAGAaccagcagcttccagcagagTATCTTTGCAGACTTGTATTGACAAAACGACCGTAGAGGCTGTTGAAAGTGTTAGCTCCATCTTGTCATCCTTTGTAGGATGCTGTCCGTTTTCTAAGTTCCTGAATCGTCAGGATGTGACAAGACCAGGATCACACAGACCACCGGAACAGCAGATCCCAGGAGCAAGTGAGGCAACGTCCATGCAAAGCCCTGCTACTGTCtccagagctgagcagcaggatgcagagaTTGAGTATGTCAGAGCAGTTGTCCTTGAAGTTCTGGAAACCGTGAAGAAGAagttggaggaaaaaagtaagCACATGCCAAAGCCCCCTATGCAGGCAGGAGCCCCGCACAGGCTGTAG
- the FSIP2 gene encoding fibrous sheath-interacting protein 2 isoform X2, protein MEHPLAAGHGDTDMQPSTEGKRRDMSRRLTLGNRRLLLAEGHTQLLDLPLGVKIPVYPGTKPIFCRTILGRKLFQSPGFFNLKDPCCRLLSMEYNSLHDPHLQAYHRRKDHLQMLKREGYITYDGKVICSLKQFNEYRHYLTQLKVDAENTFRREEHKLWQELDKLEDASELPDELHVSQLREWLVHKQRKRLPSGERKRRERILAVIEKQIGRLEALEKEQRFLQWVGCKEHLGKRRDTVSTLQCLPSECAREEAPENISQLQLILTEEEEELQELAEAKVQIMTAQDKSDHALGKASHGVKGRLFARTSEAEFLQIYVNVEDKTRLVAQEIVTTVLEILLEHLASSGPGLAARRASTAGKSGEEPAASSRVSLQTCIDKTTVEAVESVSSILSSFVGCCPFSKFLNRQDVTRPGSHRPPEQQIPGASEATSMQSPATVSRAEQQDAEIEYVRAVVLEVLETVKKKLEEKSKHMPKPPMQAGAPHRL, encoded by the exons ATGGAGCACCCTCTTGCTGCTGGCCATGGAGACACAGACATGCAGCCGAGCACAGAGGGGAAGCGGAGAGACATGAGCAGGAGGCTGACG CTCGGGAACAGGAGACTCTTACTGGCAGAAGGACATACTCAGCTGCTGGATCTCCCGCTTGGGGTCAAGATCCCTGTGTACCCTGGCACCAAGCCCATCTTCTGCAGGACAATACTAGGGAGAAAG CTTTTCCAGTCCCCTGGTTTTTTCAACCTGAAAGATCCCTGCTGCCGCCTGCTAAGCATGGAATACAACAGCCTGCATGACCCACATCTGCAGGCCTACCACCGTCGCAAGGACCACCTGCAGATGCTAAAGAGAGAGGGTTACATCACCTATGATGGCAAA GTGATTTGCAGTTTGAAGCAGTTCAATGAGTACAGGCACTATCTGACCCAGCTCAAGGTGGACGCAGAGAACACGTTCAGGCGAGAGGAG CACAAGCTTTGGCAAGAACTGGACAAATTAGAGGATGCCTCCGAACTGCCAGATGAGCTGCATGTTTCTCAGCTGCGAGAGTGGCTGGTGCACAAGCAAAGAAAGAGGTTGCCAagtggagagaggaagagaagagagag GATTCTTGCTGTCATCGAGAAACAGATTGGTAGACTAGAGGCACTGGAAAAAGAGCAACGCTTCCTCCAGTGGGTCGGCTGCAAAGAGCATctgggaaagaggagagacACAGTCAGCACGCTACAGTGCCTG CCTTCCGAGTGTGCCAGAGAAGAAGCGCCTGAGAACATATCCCAGCTGCAGCTTATACTgacagaagaagaggaggagctTCAAGAGTTGGCTGAGGCCAAGGTCCAGATAATGACAGCACAGGATAAGTCTGACCATGCCTTGGGAAAGGCTTCCCATGGGGTGAAAGGAAGGTTGTTTGCCAGAACCAGTGAAGCAGAGTTTTTGCAGATTTATGTGAATGTTGAGGACAAAACTAGACTGGTGGCTCAGGAGATTGTGACAACAGTGTTGGAGATCTTGTTGGAGCACTTGGCATCCAGCGGGCCAGGGCTTGCTGCCAGAAGAGCCTCCACAGCGGGCAAATCTGGAGAAGAaccagcagcttccagcagagTATCTTTGCAGACTTGTATTGACAAAACGACCGTAGAGGCTGTTGAAAGTGTTAGCTCCATCTTGTCATCCTTTGTAGGATGCTGTCCGTTTTCTAAGTTCCTGAATCGTCAGGATGTGACAAGACCAGGATCACACAGACCACCGGAACAGCAGATCCCAGGAGCAAGTGAGGCAACGTCCATGCAAAGCCCTGCTACTGTCtccagagctgagcagcaggatgcagagaTTGAGTATGTCAGAGCAGTTGTCCTTGAAGTTCTGGAAACCGTGAAGAAGAagttggaggaaaaaagtaagCACATGCCAAAGCCCCCTATGCAGGCAGGAGCCCCGCACAGGCTGTAG